One Streptosporangium sp. NBC_01495 DNA window includes the following coding sequences:
- a CDS encoding DUF6542 domain-containing protein, translating into MSELDRAAGIRLTVRGALAFVLASTLVGSVLQALLGVAALTGAAFVAGCVAAASLVNRRDLLSLVVSPPLVFFVTTAFIEAVRSLFAATPVQAFGLGMYTALSQGAPWLFGGSFLVLVIAWRRGLTRCVRELREELKASRASVPRPRSGGDGTAFAPEPEGYFEPKVYGTPREGQ; encoded by the coding sequence ATGAGTGAGCTTGACCGGGCCGCGGGCATCCGGCTGACCGTCCGGGGCGCGCTGGCCTTCGTACTGGCGTCCACGCTGGTGGGCAGCGTGCTGCAGGCGCTGCTGGGGGTGGCGGCGCTGACCGGGGCGGCGTTCGTGGCCGGTTGTGTGGCCGCCGCGTCGCTCGTGAACCGCCGGGACCTGCTCTCGCTGGTGGTGTCCCCGCCCCTGGTCTTCTTCGTGACCACCGCGTTCATCGAGGCGGTCCGATCCCTGTTCGCGGCCACGCCCGTGCAGGCTTTCGGCCTGGGCATGTACACCGCGCTGTCGCAGGGAGCCCCGTGGCTGTTCGGCGGCTCGTTCCTGGTGCTGGTCATCGCCTGGCGCCGTGGCCTGACCCGCTGCGTCCGCGAGCTGCGCGAGGAGCTCAAGGCGTCCAGGGCCTCGGTGCCCCGGCCCAGGAGTGGCGGCGACGGCACCGCCTTCGCCCCCGAGCCCGAGGGATACTTCGAGCCCAAGGTGTACGGCACCCCGCGCGAGGGGCAGTGA
- a CDS encoding DNA recombination protein RmuC, whose product MALSFQLAVGLAAGLAIGFLLGRARAASGAVDVTARLADAEARAKIAEEKVVYIEGQLSERFQALSSRALDVNNLRFLELAETRLAANRAEAVGELEQRKQAVEHLIEPLKDTLARVETQLRDTQTGQRAAHAELAKHIDVVRESNEQLRAQTSSLVRALQRPEARGRWGELQLRRVAEIAGMQRFCDFDEQVSVTTPDGVLRPDMIVRLAGGKNIVVDSKVSLAAYLEAAESADPDHQSARLDAHARHVRDHVDRLASKPYWQAFSPAPEFMILFIPGEAFLAPALERDPALLEYAMRRRVHIATPTTLITMLRTAQYAWQQAALSENARAIFEVGKELYERLSSMGRNVDALGRSLSRAVESYNRTVGSLETRVLVSARKLNDLGLVETDLDTPQAVEDLPRALTSPELLTQEEPSSPPVSRLNGRLANDLP is encoded by the coding sequence ATGGCTCTCTCCTTCCAGCTCGCGGTGGGCCTCGCCGCGGGACTCGCGATCGGGTTCCTGCTGGGCCGGGCGCGTGCCGCCTCGGGAGCCGTGGACGTCACAGCGCGCCTGGCCGACGCCGAGGCCCGCGCGAAGATCGCCGAAGAGAAGGTCGTCTACATCGAGGGACAGCTCTCCGAACGCTTCCAGGCCCTGTCGAGCCGAGCACTCGACGTCAACAACCTGCGGTTCCTGGAGCTGGCGGAGACGAGGCTGGCCGCCAACCGGGCCGAGGCCGTCGGCGAGCTGGAGCAGCGCAAGCAGGCCGTCGAGCACCTGATCGAGCCGCTGAAGGACACTCTCGCCCGCGTCGAGACACAGCTGCGCGACACCCAGACGGGCCAGCGGGCCGCCCACGCCGAGCTGGCCAAGCACATCGACGTCGTCCGCGAGAGCAACGAACAGCTCCGCGCCCAGACGAGCTCGCTGGTACGGGCCCTGCAGCGGCCCGAGGCCAGGGGCCGGTGGGGAGAGCTCCAGCTCCGCAGGGTCGCCGAGATCGCCGGTATGCAGCGGTTCTGCGACTTCGACGAGCAGGTGAGCGTCACCACTCCGGACGGCGTCCTGCGCCCCGACATGATCGTGCGGCTGGCCGGCGGCAAGAACATCGTGGTCGACTCCAAGGTCTCGCTCGCCGCCTACCTGGAGGCCGCCGAGTCGGCCGATCCCGACCACCAGTCGGCCCGGCTCGACGCCCACGCCCGGCACGTGCGCGACCACGTCGACCGGCTGGCCTCGAAGCCCTACTGGCAGGCGTTCAGCCCGGCGCCGGAGTTCATGATCCTGTTCATCCCCGGCGAGGCGTTCCTCGCCCCCGCGCTGGAACGCGACCCCGCCCTGCTGGAGTACGCCATGCGGCGGCGGGTCCACATCGCCACGCCGACCACGCTGATCACCATGCTCCGCACCGCGCAGTACGCCTGGCAGCAGGCCGCGCTGAGCGAGAACGCACGAGCGATCTTCGAGGTCGGCAAGGAGCTGTACGAGCGGCTGAGCAGCATGGGGCGCAACGTCGACGCCCTGGGCCGCTCGCTGAGTCGGGCCGTGGAGTCGTACAACAGGACGGTCGGCTCGCTGGAGACCCGGGTGCTGGTGAGCGCCCGCAAGCTGAACGATCTGGGACTGGTCGAGACGGACCTGGACACCCCGCAGGCGGTCGAGGACCTGCCGCGCGCCCTGACCTCACCGGAACTACTCACGCAAGAGGAGCCAAGCTCGCCTCCCGTATCCCGCCTGAACGGTAGGTTGGCCAACGACCTGCCCTAG